The DNA region ttttatagctGGGCAAGCAACATAGGGTTCAATCTCTACCTACCTACAACAAAAACTGATTatagtgtcttggtctgatgacaaTGAGCAATCATTAGGAGTaaatgtcataggttgaaactctaaaaaaaatgtattttaaaaatgatgagccaaaaattaagaaattcttGAAAGTTATGTTGGAATATATGCACAAATAATCTACTTTTGTGATTTTGTGAACAAGATCAATAAACAATATATGCACAAATCTATATGTGTAAATGTAgagaaaataaagtaaaatttccaAACCAAATGAATGCAAAATTGTTGATACAAAACTAATTAAGGATAGTGTTTAACAATATATCCTTAAGATAGATTTTGCCCCTTGtactatttattttgtgatgCTTTGAGTCTTTCAGAGGTATGCCTTCAAAATACAATCATCAACAACACGCAGAAGAAACATTACAATCTTCATgcacaacaaacaaaaatgtgtgtgtgcctctctctctctaaagactCTTATGAATGAATGTGAAAGAAGTTTTTGAAATGAAATGAGGGATGACCATTTATAGACATATTGTTACACACTCACATTAGTTCAGAAAATGTGCAATAACGAATAGACATATTGGAATTAAGTACAGTGCACACAgacaaacattaaaataaaaaatgattaaaatttgatggacaaaacccaacccacatgggcCGGCGCTTACGGATCAATTTTTCATTCACACCTTAATGGTTTTTGGCAAGTGTCTATGAcgttaataaaccatttttcCTAACAGTTTAAAGTCACataaattatttgctaaaaacACTCACAACAAATATTCTaatcttttataataaaaaaaactcacaaaaatctaaatttgCAATAGTTAACATTTAAGTTGTTCGGATATCCTCTAAAAAAAAGGTTGGGATCTGTTTAGAAATTGAACTTATAGTCTTCTTATATAGCatattctagaaaaaaaaaattaaagagctTTAAACAAATTTAGTTAAATGATACAGATCTTATATGTTTAAAGTGATCTTATATattctttgataaaaaaaaaatttaaaaaaaatttatgctttTGACCATTATCTATAAATTTAAAAGGTTACATTTTACATGACAAAATATATCCTTGAACATAGATAAAcatcttaattgaataaatatacatattttaatttcaacaaatttaaaaaatactctAGAATTTAAGTGTCATATTCACAGTGCTCactgtgtgggccttttttgcgAATGTTAGGCTGGGCCGCCTGCCGCTGCACTAGGCCCAAAGATTTCtggatcagggagttgggaccggtccaagaGCAACCCTCCTTGGTCCAGCTTGTGTGCAAACAATGCTTCTGTTAATCAGGCTTTGATCACAGGCCCATAACAGGCAGAACTGTTACACCAACTACGGCAGGCAGATACAATAagataataatagaaaattcaTTTAGGattcagataatataaataGTGGGCTTTGATAAGGAGTGCCCGTTTTACAAAACAGCAACAAAATAGTAAGTATTGAATGAACAACCGCAagtttattaaaagaaataaatgtcaGCCTGCCGCGTTAAGTTATGCTGCTAAGTCTAAGTCAACAAGAGGAACCACCTTTTCAATGCGACTAATCTCCACAAAAGGggaaattagctgctttgaaggGGTGGACCTAAATGACTTGTATTTTACGAGATCTTTCTCCGTTACCAAAGAGCATGGGTTGAAATGGGAAAGGGAAATTGACCCATTCGGTGCATGCCTACCGCTCtgttctctctattttctttgcttcttctctttattccttagttcttttctctctttcttttcgttttttactctcctttctctttcctctaattctttctctctcttttcttagttttttataCTCACTGCCTTTTTTGATTCCAGTGATTATACCCCAGAGGTTGCCGTCCTCCCACCGTGCACAACAAAGGTCCCTTATATAGGGCCAGCCGTAGCgggcttttaccattttagcccttaaccgttttTTGTCTGGTGTGGGTGTTCTTGCCGACCATTACTGACTGGTCAGTCACCCAACCAGCGCCACTTACCTGCGCTAGCCGTGCTATTCTGCTTCACCAGACAAAGAAAGctcttttgtttgcttgcttgttGTGACACTCTTACCTGCCACGGTGTAAGTACTCTCCTTCTCTCCGTCCCTCATGgtatgcacctagtggttccaactcagttttgcctcttttgggtggtatgttaTCCCAACAGGACATTGTCTCCAAAAGAACTTGAGTAGGAAGCACGAAAATGGgttttttccccctccccaccgccaaaccgtgccctcttacctctgacccatgacctcaccatttcctgtattggctggatACAGGCTGGTGGTGTCTGGGCCTTGCGCGTGCCTTACCTCCATGCTCATCCAAATTCTACTCGTTGCTCATGTGTCTGCCGCGGTTTGAAGGTCAATCTGTCCAGTCTACCGTTCATCTTTGACTTCTTATAGCGTGGGTCGTTTTCCCTGACTTCTCATTTatggcttgcttcttttagGGGGCTGGGCCTTGCCCAATTGTGGGTTGTTCCGTGCTTTTATTCCCAGcccttgttatttgtttcaTGCCACACCATTCTGCAATGTCTGCCATGAGGTTTGTTTGACCCAGAGGCGTTGGGCCTTTTCGGGCTTTTCTGCTCTTTCTTTCTCTGAAGGCCCAATAAACTCTTTGGGCTCTTTACTACTTGCGAGCTCCCTCATCCTACCTACtttcctttgggcatccttAGCCCGTTTAGTTTCttggggcatccttggccctttccaattctatgcttcccatgggcttttactaactccttgggcttccttggcccaagtgcttcttacttcatccttggggctcaTGGATTATCCATTGCCCCTTATTTTCTTTACTTACTTTACTTTGGGCCTGCCATGACAACCGTGACCCAtactcacttttctacatccatacagcccatgggtttgttatttctttcttctggACCTTCTTAGGCCCATTTATTTTTTCAGTGTCTATTTGCTTGCTTTATGGATCCATGATCTATTATTCCTACCACTTGGGCTTAATGGCATTTTCTATCCTACTCTTTTCAGCCCACGTCTTTGGGCTTTTCTTCCTGCtgggcttctaaaaaaaatgagcatctacactCTCAAAGTTAGGATATTCAAGAATTGATATGTCCTACTTATAAGATGAGAATTCTAATTTTTCCTGtttcataaaatttgatattgtgGTGGGATATAAgtcttgaaattttattgtcaaatgaactattaaattttcatgaattaacaattttaactaaaaaagaCAACCTTAAAGAAAGTTGGTATGGTTGGTAGAGGTTCCCagacttttgtttttatggttTGGCTTAAGTCCTTACCTAAAATGTTTGGTGTTACGAGCTTGCAAAGTTGGCTCTAGGCTAGGCTAAGGCCCCattacaaaagaggcacaacccatttataaaagaaaaatttttgtctcacactaagaaagaaagaatgttCACATTTTGTGTGCAGAGTGTGGAAATTCTTGAAGTGAGACAATTATAGTCCTTTATATttgtaaaaggaaaaatgtttttcttcaaattagTTTGGAACCCTTCAAACTCTCCTTATATCTTATTggatgtaaaatttaaaaatctaatagtTGAATTGAATGCTCTTATTATATTCTCCATATTTACAAACTTTTACAAAGATCAAAGAGTAATAGCTATGTTATCATTgatatgtttaaatttcaagtttttaaggtaaaaattatgcataaaaaataagctcattgatagaatagtaaataacatctgatttaattgaaatttgatgtgcatgttaaaaataatatatataacatgtaatccaacaattatattttcaaaattaacattcaataataaaaaataaagtaatactATGACCACATAAAATGGCACAACTTGTGCCATAATTCGACCTTGTGGTGAGTTGTGAATGGCAGAGGTGTGTCTCCACATGAACCCACCATTACACCTCATCAATGACAATTAACTTCCACCAAAAACTTAaggctttatttttttaatccaataaCCTACACAGTACTTTGTCAACATAATGTCCTAGGTATCCCCTTACCGTACAATCTCTCTCACAAAATCAATATTGACTTCCATTTAGTTGGGTGGCTTTtaagaaggatgaaaaaaaaaatgggaaggaaaaaaaattggaaggaaaaaaaatttattgaagtgTTTGGTTAGATGAATGGGAtcaaattagtaaaaaaagtaattttaggaCCACATCTTTTACCACTCAATTTTTCACAACTGTCTTACGTGACAAATTGTGATCGACTTCATGTCATTTTTACATAAATCcactactatttttttctatCACTTACAATATAATATATCACATCAAACTGTAGCAAAATTGTGACACGAAAGGGTATGATCCGATATTTTATTTTCCCTAGTGAAAATGCACGTGCTTACAAGTTTTCTCcacccaaaacaaagaaaaagtagaTTCAGGCATATCTAATTCCTCCTTCTTAGCTGCCTAATTCGTAATTACCAACATCAAGAAAGACAATAGAACCCCAAAAATAAAGGTCCACAAAgcagaaaaattagaaaatctATAACTGGGCGGTAGTGGTGGCAGTTGAGAATTTCAActaacaaagaacaaaaaagtaCGAATACAAGTGCACCACCCCTCATCTGTCTTCCTAACACTCTTTAACCCTTTAGGTTTCCCATTCCCAGCAGTAACATTTCATGTTTTATATTAATATGTCATTTCGACCTTAATTCCTTGGAATCCCATTTCCCTTGTGCACCTAATTGAGCTCCAACAATATTGTAGCATCCATGGCCAAAACCAAGAGACTATGCACCCTTCTGTGTAGGCTTATGGCATTAGGTGCCACCGTTTCAGCTGCAATTGTCATGGCTACAAGCCATGAGAAAGCTAACTTCTTTGCAGTTTCTTTCGAGGCAAAGTACAGCCACACGCCTGCCTTCAAGTAAGTGATTTTTCTgagtcttttaattttgtgccagtGCCACTAAGACTTTTCATTGTGTTCTTCCTTTTATTGGTTACTTAAAGCTTGCCATGTATAGGTACTTTGTGATCGCAAATGCTATTGTCAGTGTTTATGGGGTTTtggttctttttcttccttctgaGAGTTTGCTCTGGCGATTAGTCGTTGCCCTGGACGTGGTAAT from Castanea sativa cultivar Marrone di Chiusa Pesio chromosome 6, ASM4071231v1 includes:
- the LOC142640955 gene encoding CASP-like protein 1C1; this encodes MAKTKRLCTLLCRLMALGATVSAAIVMATSHEKANFFAVSFEAKYSHTPAFKYFVIANAIVSVYGVLVLFLPSESLLWRLVVALDVVFTLLLTSSISAALAIAQVGRQGNSYAGWLPICGQVPNYCGHVKGALIAGFIGVILYALLLLYSIHSFLDPLLLRKN